tcggcattggacaggggtcagcatgggcaccctgactggtctgtagCTGCACAGCTCCATACGctacaaactgtgatgcactgtgtgttctgacacctttctatcagtaccagcattaaccttttcaacaatttgagctacagtagctcgtctgttggatcggaccacacgggccagccttctcTCCCCACGTTCATCAATGAGACTTggctaatatatcccacccactgacaggtgccatgataatgagataatcagtgttattcacagtggtcataatgtaatggttgatcggtgtatattgaTGAAAGGTTTAGATGGTGAGATTCAGCGTGGTACCCATCATGTAGTAGGTTAGTTAGTGGTTTGATGAAGGGTTTAGTTGGTTAGTGTCAGTGTGGTACCCATCATGTAGTAGGTTAATTAAGGGTTAAATGAAGGGTTTAGTTGGTTAGTGTCAGTGTGGTACCCATCATGTAGTAACTTAGTTAGGGGTTTGATGAAGGGTTTAGTTGGTTAGTGTCAGTGTGGTACCCATCATGTAGTAGGTTAGTTAGTGGTTTGATAAAGGGTTTAGTTGGTTAGTGTCAGTGTGGTACCCATCATGTAGTAGGTTAGTTAGGGGTTTGATGAAGGGTTTAGTTGGTTAGTGTCAGTGTGGCACCCATCATGTAGTAGGTTAGTTAGTGGTTTGATGAAGGGTTTAGTTGGTTAGTGTCAGTGTGGTACCCATCATGTAGTAGGTTAGTTAGTGGTTTGATGAAGGGTTTAGTTGGTTAGTGTCAGTGTGGTACCCATCATGTAGTAGGTTAGTTAGTGGTTTGATGAAGGGTTTAGTTGGTTAGTGTCAGTGTGGTACCCATCATGTAGTAGGTTAGTTAGTGGTTTGATGAAGGGTTTAGTTGGTTAGTGTCAGTGTGGTACCCATCATGTAGTAGGTTAGTTAGTGGTTTGATGAAGTGTTTAGTTGGTTAGTGTCAGTGTGGTACCCATCATGTAGTAGGTTAGTTAGTGGTTTGATGAAGGGTTTAGTTGGTTAGTGTCAGTGTGGTACCCATCATGTAGTAGGTTAGTTAGTGGTTTGATGAAGGGTTTAGTTGGTTAGTGTCAGTGTGGTACCCATCATGTAGTAGGTTAGTTAGTGGTTTGATGAAGGGTTTAGTTGGTTAGTGTCAGTGTGGTACCCATCATGTAGTAGGCAATGGAAGAGAAGACCAGAATGGGGAGGATCCGGTTGGGGATGAGGTCAGCAAACACCTTCGACAGGAAGTAGACCGACGTGCGGTAGAACCCGCTGGAGTTTTCATGGCTAGAACATACACACGTCAGAATGCAGGCAGAACCCGCTGGAGTTCTAATGGCTAGAACATACACACGTCAGAATGCAGGTAGATCGAAGCCTTACATGAAGAGTGCTCTCTCATTGATGAAGAGTTCCACGGCGGAAAGGTTCCCAAATACCATGTTGATGATGAGGAAGAAGAACGCTCCAATCCTGGAGACAGAGGAATAGAGAGTGAGgaagagtgaggaagagagaggaagaccgAAGTGGGTACAGATTTAAACCTGACAGGTATAGACAGATACCTGTTCTGTAGGGCCTCTGgtaaggtcaggggtcagacaCATACCTGTTCTGTAGGGCCTCTGgtaaggtcaggggtcagacaCATACCTGTTTTGTAGGGCCTCTGgtaaggtcaggggtcagacaCATACCTGTTCTGTAGGGCCTCTGgtaaggtcaggggtcagacaCATACCTGTTCTGTAGGGCCTCTGGTACGGTCATGGGCAGCTGGTAGTAAATGAGACCGACTAGCAGAGCGAAGAAGATGTTTAGGGCCATCTGACCATATGTTGTCTGAGGGTTCCTCAGGGAGTTCTTCACAGAACGACCACACACGATATTcatctggacacacacacacactatttacTACACATGTGAGGACAAAATGTATCCccattcaaattacatttccacTAAGCTAACTCTTCTTTTCTTTGGtgttaataaaattaaaacaataaacctaatcctaactttaaccctaaccgCTAATACTAACTCTAAGTCTTATCTTAACTCATCCTTCTAACcactaacccttaacctttAACCTTCATCcaaaccctaactttaacccctgAGCATGAAATACAGTACATCCCCCGTGTCCACGAAGGATCGGTTCTGTGAACACTCGCGGATGTAGAAAATCGCAGATAAGTGACACAAAATGCGGATAAGTATTAATTCAACACAATCGCATCTAGGAAAACAACATATCGGGCGCGTGAATGTTTATTTGCATAATCGTTATGTAATGGACAgtttactttatattttctttatatttgcaCTTGATCGACGCTTGGATGGCTGAAATTAGCATGTTTTTAGAATTTCTGACTTCTTGTATAATTTTCGCAGATACTTGAGTTCTCGAATGTGGAACCGCGGATAGCTGGGGGAATACTGTATACATTCTTATCAGTGGGGACCTTACAAGTATCTTTCAACACCTTGATTCtctacatgtacacacactccacacaacTTTAGTTCCAGAACATCTCAACTCTCTAGCAATTTGAGGAGGGCTCAGGCCGAGCTCTTTGATTGGCTGACCTGGAACCAGAATGATGTGACATAGCTGGCCTTCCTtccttgacctctgacccctctcTCCGAACCCTGGGTCACATGGCTAATTTCCCTCAACACCTGCTGGTACGCGGAAGAGTGTTTGAAGCGGAGTGCCAGTGGGTTTCTGGAGTTGTCCTCTGTCTTGGTGTCCCCATTTCCCACATCTACAGAGTAGAGGAGGGGATGCTGTCAGATCCACTTACATACAACCCTGTAGTCCCGGGACAGTCATGTCCACCTGACAGACAGAGGCGAGACAGGTCTTATCACAGACAGCACAGTCACCTACACAGGCTTGTGGAGTCAGACCACATACACAGGCTTGTGGAGTCAGACCACCTACACAGGCTTGTGGAGTCAGACCACATACACAGGCTTGTGGAGTCAGACCACATACACAGGCTTGTGGAGTCAGACCACATACATAGGCTGTATGTGGCCCTCAGACTGCAGGTctacagaaaacaaaagcaaagaggctattttgtgtttgtttgtttgtgttgtgtttgtgtgtgtgtgtcttgacaGGACTCTGTGTCAGGGGTCATGGGTGGTCATGCTGTGGCGGGAACTTGATGCTTTGATTTGTTTTAGTGTTGACATACAGAACCACCTTTGTGATTTCTGAATCCTGTTTtgattcaataaaaataaaaaagtgtgtgtgtgtgtgtctgtgtgtctgtgtgtatttgtgtgtatggtATCCAATCCAATCcaactttatttgtaaagcacatttaaaacaaccaatTAGACCAAAGTGCTGGACATTAACATGATTTAGGACAGATTATAAACACACGAGTAACAAAActggaaaatgaaaatatagaatACGACTCTCAAGCAGGTTTAAAGGCCAATGAATAAAAGTGAGTTTTAAGTggtgatttaaaaatgtggaGGCTGGGGGCCAATCTGACCTGCAGGGGCCATTCATTCCACAGCCTTGGGGCCAATCTGACCTGCAGAGGCCATTCATTCCACAGCCTTGGGGCCAATCTGACCTGCAGAGGCCATTCATTCCACAGCCTTGGGGCCAATCTGACCTGCAGAGGCCATTCATTCCACAGCCTTGGGGCCAATCTGACCTGCAGAGGCCATTCATTCCACAGCCTTGGGGCCAATCTGACCTGCAGAGGCCATTCATTACACAGCCTTGGGGCCAATCTGACCTGCAGAGGCCATTCATTCCACAGCCTTGGGGCCAATCTGACCTGCAGAGGCCATTCATTCCACAGCCTTGGGGCCAATCTGACCTGCAGGGGCCATTCATTCCACAGCCTTGGGGCCAATCTGACCTGCAGAGGCCATTCATTCCACAGCCTTGGGGCCAGGACTGAGAATGCTCCATCTCCTTATTGTTGAGCCGCGTTGGAGGGACAACAAGGAGTAGCTGATCAGTACACCTTATTGACCTCAGAGGAGCGTACAGCTTCAGTAATTCAGCGATATAAGATGGGGCTTGACCATTAAGagctttaaaaacaaacaactaaatcttaaagtttgtgtgtgtgcctctgtgtgtgtgtgtatctgtgtgtgtgtatctgtgtgtgtgtctctgtgtgtgtgtctctgtgtgtgtgtatggtatgtgtgtatggtatgtgtgtgtctgtgtgtgattacCGTAATTAAATGTGGTGACATCCACATGAGACTGGGCTTCTCCATTGGTGATATCCAGGAAGAAATCTGATGGGTTGTTGAACGGCTCACATTGATAGCCTATaacaacataaacaacaacaacaaccatgacatCAATAAAAACACTTTTGGCATTGTCATCGTGGGTAGATCGATGAGGgaagaaaatctatttaatacattttagaataaggctgtaacttAAAACCATGTGGATGAAGTGAAGAGATCTATCTGAAGAGGTTCATGACAACATGATTCTATAcaatctaaatgtatttgtacagcagtacatttttatttgtttgggcTCTGTATATAAGCACTAAATTCAGACAGATATATTTTGGGGGTATTCTAAGTTCAGACTCTCAGATATATTTTtggggtattttcatccatattgaAGGAACCATTTTTAcaataaagcaatttttttctGGCATAGGCCCCTGCCCCTTTTAGGAGCTCCCGCCCTCCCTGTACCCCCACCCAGTCTCACCCAGGTCAGCGAAGTACCCCAGGGCACTGTAACTCCGCCCTCCCTGTACCCCCACCCAGTCTCACCCAGGTCAGCGAAGTACCCCAGGGCACTGTAACTCCGCCCTCCCTGTACCCCCACCCAGTCTCACCCAGGTCAGCGAAGTACCCCAGGGCACTGTAACTCCGCCCTCCCTGTACCCCCACCCAGTCTCACCCAGGTCAGCGAAGTACCCCAGGGCACTGTAACTCCGCCCTCCCTGTACCCCCACCCAGTCTCACCCAGGTCAGCGAAGTACCCCAGGGCACTGTAACTCCGCCCTCCCTGTACCCCCACCCAGTCTCACCCAGGTCAGCGAAGTACCCCAGGGCACTGTAACTCCGCCCTCCCTGTACCCCCACCCAGTCTCACCCAGGTCAGCGAAGTACCCCAGGGCACTGTAACTCCGCCCTCCCTGTACCCCCACCCAGTCTCACCCAGGTCAGCGAAGTACCCCAGGGCACTGTAACTCCGCCCTCCCTGTACCCCCACCCAGTCTCACCCAGGTCAGCGAAGTACCCCAGGGCACTGTAACTCCGCCCTCCCTGTACCCCCACCCAGTCTCACCCAGGTCAGCGAAGTACCCCAGGGCACTGTAACTCCGCCCTCCCTGTACCCCCACCCAGTCTCACCCAGGTCAGCGAAGTACCCCAGGGCACTGTAACTCCGCCCTCCCTGTACCCCCACCCAGTCTCACCCAGGTCAGCGAAGTACCCCAGGGCACTGTAACTCCGCCCTCCCTGTACCCCCACCCAGTCTCACCCAGGTCAGCGAAGTACCCCAGGGCGTTACAGGCAGCTCCGGCATACACCACCTCTCCACGGTTCATCAGGGTCAGGTGATCAAAGCATTTGAAGATGGAGTAGCGAGGCTGGTGGATGGAGAAGATGATGGTTTTACCACTCCGGGACAGcctggcacacacacaacacataacaccacacacacacaccacataacaccacacacacaacacataacaccacacacacaccacatacaagCAGTTATAGGAAGTGTCAGACTCATTCCACTGAGGGCCTGCTGGTGTCTggtgtttttgtcttttaatgGGGACCTGGAGATAACCAGGTGAGGCGAGTTCATAACTAATTACTGTGggtgggagagtgtgtgtgtttgtgtatggtgtgtttgtgtgtgtgcttgtagatatgtcagtgtgtgtgtgtgtgtcaatgtgtgtgtgtgtgtttaccgaTGCAGCAGAGTGATGATGTGATTGGCTGTGTTGGAGTCCAGTCCGGTGGTGGGTTCGTCCAGAAAcaacagagatggagaggtgaTGAGCTCCATTCCAATACTGCAcctcttcttctctcccccGGAAACACCACGCAGGAACTCTGTTCCAatctacagagagacagacagagacagacagacagacagagagatagacagtcagagacagacagacagagagatagacagtcagacagacagacagtcagagacagagatagacagacagaaagacagacagacagagacagacagacagacagagacagacagacagacagagagatagacagtcagacagtcagaaagacagagagacagacagacagacagagacagacagacagagagatagacagtcagacagtcagaaagacagacagacagacagacagacagacagacagagacagacagagagacagacagagagacagacagacagacagacagacagacagagaggcggggagatggggagacagacagatggggagacagagacagaccgacagacaggcagagacagacagacagagacagatagacagacagtcagagacagacagacagtcagagacagacagacagagacagacagaaatagacagacagagagaaacagacagagagagacagatggggagacatggggagacacagagaaacatgCAGTGTatatgtagttgtgtgtgtgtaaatgtgtgtgtgtatgtaggtgtgtgtgtgtgtaaatgtgtgtgtatatgtagttgtgtgtgtgtgtaaatgtgtgtgtatatgtagttgtgtgtgtgtgtgtaagtgcgtgtgtatgtatatgtagttgtgtaagtgtgtgtgtatgtatatgtagttgtgtgtgtgtgtaagtgtgtgtgtatgtatatgtagttgtgtgtgtgtgtaagtgtgtgtgtatgtatatgtagttgtgtgtgtgtatctgtagttgtgtgtgtgtgtatatgtagttgtgtgtgtgtgtgtgtaaatgtgtgtgtatatgtagttgtgtgtgtgtgtatatgtagttgtgtgtgtgtaaatgtgtgtgtatatgtagttgtgtgtgtgtgtgtgtgtgtgtgtgtgtaagtgtgtgtgtatgtatatgtagttgtgtgtgtgtgtgtgtgtaaatgtgtgtgtatatgtagttgtgtgtgtgtgcaaatgtgtgtgtatatgtagttgtgtgtgtgtaaatgtgtgtgtatatgtagttgtttgtgtgtaaatgtgtgtgtagatgtgtgtgtgtttaaatgtgtgtgcgtgtgtgtgcatgtagatgtgtgtagatatgtaaatatgtgtgtgtgtgtgtgtgtgtgtagatgtgtgtgtagatgtgtgtgtgtagatgtgtgtgtgtagatgtgtaagtgtttaaatgtgtgtgtgtagatgtgtgtgtgtgcatgtagatgtgtgtagatatgtaaatatgtgtgtgtgtgtgtgtgtgtgtgtagatgtgtgtgtagatgtgtgtgtgtagatgtgtgtgtgtagatgtgtaagtgtttaaatgtgtgtgtgtagatgtgtgtgtgtgcatgtagatgtgtgtagatatgtaaatatgtgtgtgtgtgtgtgtgtgtgtagatgtgtgtgtagatgtgtgtgtgtagatgtgtgtgtgtagatgtgtaagtgtttaaatgtgtgtgtgtagatgtgtgtgtgtgcatgtagatgtgtgtagatatgtaaatatgtgtgtgtagatgtgtgtgccTCCTACCTTGGTGTGAGCACAGTCCTGCAGGCCCAGATCTTGTATAACGGTGTTGACTCTGTGTTGTTTCTCAGACGAAGAATAACGTCTTGGGTCCAGCCTCAGGTTTCCACTGAACAACAGGTTCTCTCTGACTGACAGGGTCCCCATCAGTATATCATCCTGGAtgaagggaggtggagggaggtgagggacatggagggaggtgaagggaggtggagggaggtgagggagatggagggaggtggagggaggtgaagggatgtggagggtgatggagggagatggagggagatgaagggaggtggagggaggtgagggagatggagggaggtggcGAGAGGGAGGTGGCGAGAGGGAGGTGGCAAGAGGGAGGTGGCAAGAGGGAGGtgatagagagggaggtgaaagagagggaggtgaaagagagggaggtggtGAGAGGGAGGtgatagagagggaggtgatagagagggaggtggtGAGAGGgaggtgacagagagggaggtgacagagagggaggtgacagagagggaggtgacagagagggaggtgacAGAGAGGGTGTAATCACTAAATCAACTTGCTAACCCATTTCCCGGTGAGTCAACACATGTCATGAGTCAGGTTTTACAAAGTGACAGGCAAAAGATTTGATATGTCATAAACAGCTTTATACGTCATAAACAACTTTATACGTCATAAAATGATGTGCAATCAATATTTTGGTGAgactgtgttttgtggatcaCTGACAGAcatgactttttttttacattttacacaaggTAAAATTCCAAATTAATATTTGTGCTATTGAGAAACCAGACAGAACTCTATTTACAATGTAACTTTTGGTTCCGTTATTTCCATCTGGAGTTAATCCATGGCATTTTAATGTATGCTTTTACAGTATATCTAAAGTATGCTTTCACAGTATATCTAGTTAGTAAGCTATTTGAATAGCATCCTCACATAGATTGACTAACTAGCTAACACTGCCATTATCAGCAAATGAAAGATCTCTTTTTTAGACGCAGAGTGGGATATAATTTCTGATCCATGTTTGATTAAACCTTGTCTGTATCTTGTGTTGCTTACAGTAAGACACATTCTGTTgttttgttgctgtaaatgtcaCTGTAAATGTTAAAATTTACAGCAAAAGTTTCATAAAAGAGAACATTTTAAGCCTTAATGTAAATCATTATGaggttttatatttattttggagaCATTTACCTGTTACTTTTAAAACTCCTTATCTCTAGGCCTGTACCCAAAGTCTAACCCCAAATAGAACATTTACTATGAACCTAACCCGGGATGGGCAAAAGGTCCCTACACAGTCAATATGTTCCTGGCTTTCAGGGATTTTAGGGGGTGTTCCAGGTATaataaaacaggaagtcatTCTCAGACCCACCTGCACCACGTAGCCAGATGTGAGTCGGAGGTCAGCGTCAACCATCTTCCCGTCGACCAGAACCTGACCAGACTTCAACCCTGCTGGGTCCTTCCGACCCGCGATCACATCTAGGAGACTGGGTGGGGTGGTGGGTTATGACTGTGTGTTACACATCTAGGAGACTGGCTGGTGTGGTGGGTTATGAGTGTGTGTAACACATCCAGGAGACTGGCTGGGTGGTgggttatgagtgtgtgttacACATCCAGGAGACTGGCTGGGGTGGTgggttatgagtgtgtgttacACATCCAGGAGACTGGCTGGGTGGTgggttatgagtgtgtgttacACAtcctggagactggctaggtggtgggttatgagtgtgtgttacACATCCAGGAGACTGGCTGGGGTGGTgggttatgagtgtgtgttacACATCCAGGAGACTGGCTGGGTGGTgggttatgagtgtgtgttacACATCCAGGAGACTGGCTGGGTGGTgggttatgagtgtgtgttacACATCCAGGAGACTGGCTGGGGTGGTgggttatgagtgtgtgttacACATCCAGGAGACTGGCTGGGGTGGTGGGTTCTGAGTGTGTGTTACACATCCAGGTAAAACCTGGGATACATGTGCACATTTTCTTAGGAAGTAATTTGATTCTGATTCTAACTTACGATGTTTTTCCACTTCCTGTTGGCCCCATAATTGCATTCATTCCTGCCTTCATTATGCCGCTGGAACAGC
Above is a window of Esox lucius isolate fEsoLuc1 chromosome 9, fEsoLuc1.pri, whole genome shotgun sequence DNA encoding:
- the abcg2b gene encoding broad substrate specificity ATP-binding cassette transporter ABCG2b isoform X2; translation: MSKPQTGIPMDPEAEDPGFHECGPTVSFSNLHYTVMESRVLWREKGPEKHILKDVSGIMKAGMNAIMGPTGSGKTSLLDVIAGRKDPAGLKSGQVLVDGKMVDADLRLTSGYVVQDDILMGTLSVRENLLFSGNLRLDPRRYSSSEKQHRVNTVIQDLGLQDCAHTKIGTEFLRGVSGGEKKRCSIGMELITSPSLLFLDEPTTGLDSNTANHIITLLHRLSRSGKTIIFSIHQPRYSIFKCFDHLTLMNRGEVVYAGAACNALGYFADLGYQCEPFNNPSDFFLDITNGEAQSHVDVTTFNYDVGNGDTKTEDNSRNPLALRFKHSSAYQQVLREISHVTQGSERGVRGQGRKASYVTSFWFQMNIVCGRSVKNSLRNPQTTYGQMALNIFFALLVGLIYYQLPMTVPEALQNRIGAFFFLIINMVFGNLSAVELFINERALFIHENSSGFYRTSVYFLSKVFADLIPNRILPILVFSSIAYYMMGLKPAFTAFLLFTLTMSLVSLAGVSLAFLASASVSSFAMANILIALPFVFMMAVTINEFTGQIFYNNNNNTTMPGEVYLRIQGIDYSTWGFWQNQVALAGITTVCMFLAYVQLRRINRWK
- the abcg2b gene encoding broad substrate specificity ATP-binding cassette transporter ABCG2b isoform X1; translation: MSKPQTGIPMDPEAEDPGFHECGPTVSFSNLHYTVMESRVLWREKGPEKHILKDVSGIMKAGMNAIMGPTGSGKTSLLDVIAGRKDPAGLKSGQVLVDGKMVDADLRLTSGYVVQDDILMGTLSVRENLLFSGNLRLDPRRYSSSEKQHRVNTVIQDLGLQDCAHTKIGTEFLRGVSGGEKKRCSIGMELITSPSLLFLDEPTTGLDSNTANHIITLLHRLSRSGKTIIFSIHQPRYSIFKCFDHLTLMNRGEVVYAGAACNALGYFADLGYQCEPFNNPSDFFLDITNGEAQSHVDVTTFNYDVGNGDTKTEDNSRNPLALRFKHSSAYQQVLREISHVTQGSERGVRGQGRKASYVTSFWFQMNIVCGRSVKNSLRNPQTTYGQMALNIFFALLVGLIYYQLPMTVPEALQNRIGAFFFLIINMVFGNLSAVELFINERALFIHENSSGFYRTSVYFLSKVFADLIPNRILPILVFSSIAYYMMGLKPAFTAFLLFTLTMSLVSLAGVSLAFLASASVSSFAMANILIALPFVFMMVFGGFLVNLNSMLSWLSWLKWISIFKYGLEAVTINEFTGQIFYNNNNNTTMPGEVYLRIQGIDYSTWGFWQNQVALAGITTVCMFLAYVQLRRINRWK